In Clostridia bacterium, the following are encoded in one genomic region:
- a CDS encoding cytochrome b/b6 domain-containing protein: MSKAADKVIQIVRFSLQQRIQHGLLAVSVLMLIFTGFPIKYSAEPWAGYAIKLFGGFGNLFLFHQVFAVLMVLTAAYHVVWLIWTFIKKGPSWEMIPTIKDFKDAIHHAKYLLGMTDTPPQYGRYSYLEKFEYFAVIWGVIVMGFSGLILWFPGMFYWMPRWAFGVARVVHSNEAFICMLALFVGHFFHVHFHPRVFPSSLVWLNGKMSLHHLKEEHPLEYEQLIKAHPELKDAKAEEHHSRWARSKILIYGELVFFLGLFAYLLYTFVPLFLQDLI, from the coding sequence ATGTCTAAAGCTGCTGACAAGGTAATTCAGATTGTCCGCTTTAGCTTGCAGCAGAGGATCCAGCATGGATTGCTGGCCGTCAGCGTCCTGATGTTGATTTTTACCGGGTTTCCCATTAAGTACAGCGCGGAACCTTGGGCTGGTTATGCCATTAAACTGTTTGGCGGATTTGGCAACCTGTTTCTCTTTCACCAGGTCTTCGCGGTCCTGATGGTATTGACTGCAGCTTACCACGTGGTCTGGTTGATTTGGACTTTCATCAAAAAGGGCCCGTCTTGGGAAATGATCCCTACCATTAAGGATTTTAAGGATGCCATTCACCACGCCAAGTACCTGCTGGGTATGACTGACACCCCACCCCAGTACGGTCGTTACAGCTATTTGGAGAAATTCGAGTATTTTGCCGTTATTTGGGGCGTCATTGTAATGGGCTTCTCCGGTCTGATTTTATGGTTCCCCGGTATGTTCTATTGGATGCCGCGCTGGGCCTTTGGAGTAGCCCGGGTAGTACACAGCAACGAAGCCTTCATCTGCATGCTGGCTTTGTTCGTAGGCCATTTCTTCCATGTGCATTTTCATCCCAGGGTTTTCCCCAGCAGTTTAGTTTGGTTGAACGGTAAAATGTCCCTGCACCACCTCAAGGAAGAGCATCCTTTAGAGTATGAACAATTGATCAAAGCTCACCCTGAGCTTAAGGACGCAAAAGCAGAAGAACACCATTCCCGGTGGGCAAGGTCAAAGATTTTAATTTATGGCGAATTGGTCTTCTTCCTAGGGCTTTTCGCTTACCTGCTCTACACTTTCGTCCCTCTGTTCTTGCAGGACTTAATTTAG
- a CDS encoding UPF0182 family protein, whose product MQSRLNRARLIVLAVTVIGWLILSALSGLITEAIWFNHLGFGSVFWKVLNTKLVIYAAIFTLTFILFFLNLKLALKHQRDYDIIDSALPPVLRLYRQLILSRLPYRALNIFFLCIGLAVAGYTAYRLDTGWAVWLQLVNRVPFGIADPIFGMDVSFFVFVLPIFETIRDILSPLLVWLLPVTFTAYLLFNPSQLIGWRRTKLTFGQRHLLILAGLLFFLLAFHILLKAFRLPLHQNSLFLGAGYTDVYVLLPGYGLSTLCLVTLGMLCLGSLHTWRFKLTLVTGLVSLLIAGISTVALPPVVQRLIVEPNQFAKEKAFLEHHINMTRYAYDLEKVEERQFPAGTGQLDLDKFKATIDNIRLWDWRPLQLSYNQLQALSYYYSFHGIDVDRYLIDGKLRQVMLAAREIDLSRFEAHVQTWTNTRLRYTHGYGLVMSPVDEATATGLPLFLIKDIPPTTVTGLSLERPEIYFGELTGDYVITNTNIKEFDYPQGEDNAETIYQGTGGILLDNYLKRLLFAARFKDYRLLISNELHRGSQLLMHRQIVDRVQRIAPFLRLDEDPYLVLEDGRLYWLLDAYTTSRYYPYAAMTPGWGNYVRNPVKVVVDAYHGDVDFYVVDRQEPIAMAWQKAFPGMFKNIEDMPAGLQAHLRYPVDLFEIQASIYAKYHMKNPLVFYNDEDAWKIPEEKFQSETVTMEPYYTILQLEGHQEPEFVLMLPFIPAKQIANMVAWMAALNDPPHYGKLIVYKFFKDQHVYGPMQIESRIDQDSEISQQLTLWDQRGSRVIRGNLLVIPLEGAILYVEPIFLQSEQSSIPELSRVIVVFEEQVVMARTLDEALAAILGDRQQEIIAKEEWEIRPSEEPPSYQELAALAKTVFDEAIAAQRQGNWALYGEKLAQLEDVINQMLTLTSTVEEGDHHGEENEIEEGREQHAEFDA is encoded by the coding sequence TTGCAGAGCAGGCTTAACAGGGCCAGACTCATCGTTTTAGCAGTAACAGTAATCGGGTGGCTGATCCTTTCTGCACTTTCAGGGCTTATTACCGAGGCTATTTGGTTTAACCACCTGGGTTTCGGCAGTGTATTTTGGAAAGTCTTAAATACCAAGCTGGTCATTTATGCCGCCATCTTTACGTTAACCTTTATACTCTTTTTTCTGAACCTAAAGCTGGCTTTAAAGCATCAAAGGGATTATGATATCATTGACAGCGCCCTGCCGCCTGTCCTGAGACTGTACAGGCAGCTCATTCTCTCCAGGCTGCCGTACAGGGCGTTGAATATATTTTTTTTGTGCATCGGCTTAGCCGTGGCCGGCTACACTGCTTACCGGCTGGACACCGGCTGGGCTGTTTGGCTCCAGCTGGTCAATCGTGTGCCCTTTGGTATTGCCGACCCCATTTTTGGTATGGATGTTAGTTTTTTTGTTTTCGTTTTACCTATCTTTGAAACGATCCGGGATATATTATCTCCATTGCTGGTTTGGCTCCTGCCGGTAACTTTCACGGCGTACCTGTTGTTCAACCCGTCCCAGTTAATAGGGTGGCGCAGGACAAAACTGACTTTCGGCCAGCGGCACTTGTTGATCCTGGCCGGGCTGTTGTTTTTTTTGCTGGCTTTTCACATCCTGCTGAAGGCCTTCCGGCTCCCCCTGCACCAAAACTCTTTATTCTTGGGTGCCGGTTACACGGACGTATACGTACTGCTGCCGGGCTACGGTTTATCGACGTTATGTCTAGTGACGCTGGGGATGCTATGTCTCGGGAGCCTGCATACATGGAGATTCAAGTTGACACTGGTGACAGGCCTGGTTAGTTTACTAATTGCCGGTATATCTACCGTGGCGCTGCCGCCGGTGGTGCAGCGGTTGATCGTTGAGCCAAACCAATTCGCCAAGGAAAAGGCTTTCCTAGAACATCACATTAACATGACCCGCTATGCCTATGATTTGGAAAAGGTGGAGGAACGCCAGTTTCCCGCCGGTACCGGCCAGCTGGATTTGGACAAATTCAAAGCCACCATTGACAATATCAGGTTGTGGGATTGGCGGCCGCTGCAATTGAGTTATAATCAACTGCAGGCATTAAGTTACTATTATAGTTTTCACGGCATTGACGTGGATCGCTACCTTATCGACGGGAAGCTGCGACAAGTGATGCTGGCCGCCAGGGAAATTGACTTAAGCAGGTTTGAAGCCCATGTCCAAACTTGGACCAACACCAGGTTAAGATATACACACGGCTACGGCTTAGTGATGAGCCCGGTGGATGAAGCCACTGCCACCGGGTTACCGCTGTTTCTCATTAAGGACATTCCCCCCACCACAGTGACGGGGCTGTCCCTTGAGAGACCGGAGATTTATTTCGGCGAACTTACCGGTGATTATGTCATTACAAATACTAATATTAAGGAATTCGACTATCCCCAGGGAGAGGATAATGCGGAAACCATTTACCAGGGTACGGGCGGCATACTTTTGGATAATTACCTGAAAAGATTGCTGTTTGCGGCCCGCTTCAAAGACTACCGCCTTTTAATCAGTAACGAATTGCACAGGGGGAGCCAGCTTCTGATGCATCGTCAAATAGTGGACCGGGTGCAGCGGATCGCTCCTTTCCTGCGGCTGGATGAGGACCCGTACCTGGTGCTTGAAGACGGCAGACTCTACTGGCTGCTGGATGCTTACACCACCAGCCGGTATTACCCGTATGCGGCCATGACGCCGGGTTGGGGAAACTATGTGCGAAATCCGGTTAAAGTAGTAGTAGACGCGTATCATGGAGATGTGGATTTTTATGTGGTGGACCGGCAAGAACCGATTGCCATGGCCTGGCAGAAGGCTTTTCCGGGGATGTTCAAAAATATTGAAGATATGCCTGCGGGATTGCAAGCACATCTTCGTTATCCGGTGGATTTATTTGAAATACAAGCCAGCATCTACGCCAAGTATCATATGAAGAATCCTTTGGTATTCTATAATGACGAAGATGCGTGGAAAATACCCGAGGAAAAGTTTCAATCAGAAACCGTCACCATGGAACCGTATTATACCATTTTGCAATTGGAAGGACACCAGGAGCCAGAGTTTGTCCTGATGCTTCCCTTCATACCGGCCAAACAAATCGCCAATATGGTGGCTTGGATGGCTGCTCTAAACGATCCGCCCCATTACGGGAAACTCATTGTTTATAAATTCTTTAAGGACCAGCATGTCTATGGGCCAATGCAAATTGAATCCAGGATCGACCAGGATTCGGAAATATCGCAACAGCTGACCTTGTGGGACCAACGAGGCTCCAGGGTAATCCGGGGGAACCTGCTGGTCATCCCCCTCGAGGGCGCCATTCTTTACGTAGAACCTATTTTCCTCCAATCGGAACAAAGCAGCATCCCGGAACTCAGCCGGGTCATCGTGGTGTTTGAAGAACAAGTAGTCATGGCGCGAACCTTAGATGAAGCCTTGGCAGCGATTCTTGGTGACAGACAACAAGAAATAATAGCTAAAGAAGAATGGGAAATAAGACCCTCGGAAGAACCACCAAGCTATCAAGAACTGGCCGCATTGGCCAAAACCGTCTTCGATGAAGCTATAGCAGCGCAGCGACAGGGCAATTGGGCTTTATACGGTGAAAAGCTGGCCCA